In Capsicum annuum cultivar UCD-10X-F1 chromosome 11, UCD10Xv1.1, whole genome shotgun sequence, one genomic interval encodes:
- the LOC124888941 gene encoding uncharacterized protein K02A2.6-like yields MWNSYERVYFWMTIESDCSKFVQKCHKFQVPGDLIRVSLHELNIMSLPWPFVACSMDVIGPIEPLAFNGHRFILVTIDYFTKWIEAASYKTVTKKVVIVFVKNNLICQFRIPKSIITDNGANLNSNLMKETCEQFKIIHRNSTAYRPQMNGAVEAANKNIKKILKDGR; encoded by the coding sequence ATGTGGAACTCATATGAACGGGTTTATTTCTGGATGACCATCGAAAGTGATTGTAGCAAGTTTGTGCAAAAATGCCATAAGTTCCAAGTACCAGGAGATCTGATTCGGGTGTCCCTACACGAACTTAATATTATGAGCTTGCCCTGGCCGTTTGTAGCTTGTAGCATGGATGTCATCGGCCCGATTGAGCCACTAGCTTTTAATGGACACAGATTTATTTTAGTTACTATTGATTACTTTACCAAGTGGATAGAAGCTGCCTCATACAAGACGGTGACCAAGAAGGTGGTAATAGTTTTTGTtaagaataacttgatttgccaaTTTAGGATACCCAAGTCAATCATCACAGACAATGGAGCAAACTTGAATAGTAATTTAATGAAAGAGACATGTGAACAGTTCAAGATCATTCATCGAAATTCGACCgcatatcgtcctcaaatgaatGGAGCAGtagaagctgccaacaagaacatcaagaagattTTGAAAGATGGTCGATAG